One Pseudomonas sp. MM213 genomic window, GGCACAGGCAGGATTTGTCGCGCAGTTCGGGCGGCAGTGCTTCGAGCACTGCCGGGTCGATGCTGACGCCGTAGCACCAGCAGGCCCGATCGGCGGTTCGCGGGTCGGCCAGGGTGCAGTCGTTGGAGGCGCCGCAGGCCGGGCAGAATTCAGGCTTGTTCATGTAGGACTAT contains:
- a CDS encoding cysteine-rich CWC family protein, whose protein sequence is MNKPEFCPACGASNDCTLADPRTADRACWCYGVSIDPAVLEALPPELRDKSCLCPRCAQVEAQL